A stretch of Roseovarius sp. M141 DNA encodes these proteins:
- a CDS encoding superoxide dismutase — MPFELPDLPYAHDALAGNGMSKETLEYHHDIHHKAYVDNGNKAIVGTEWEGKSLEEIIKGTYDKNAVAQSGIFNNISQLWNHNQFWEMMSPGKSEMPSEVEAALNDSFGSVDDFKKEFAAAGAGQFGSGWAWLVKDTDGGLKVTKTENGVNPVCFGQTALLGCDVWEHSYYIDFRNKRPAYLDNFVDSLVNWENVASRM, encoded by the coding sequence ATGCCATTCGAACTTCCCGATCTTCCATATGCTCACGACGCTCTGGCCGGTAACGGCATGAGCAAGGAGACACTGGAATACCACCACGACATCCACCACAAGGCGTATGTCGACAACGGTAACAAGGCGATCGTCGGCACCGAGTGGGAGGGCAAATCCCTCGAAGAGATCATCAAGGGCACCTACGACAAGAACGCAGTCGCCCAGTCCGGGATCTTCAACAATATCAGCCAGTTGTGGAATCATAACCAGTTCTGGGAGATGATGAGCCCAGGCAAATCCGAAATGCCGTCCGAGGTCGAGGCCGCGCTCAATGACAGCTTTGGCAGCGTCGATGACTTCAAGAAGGAATTCGCCGCTGCGGGCGCCGGTCAGTTCGGCTCGGGCTGGGCATGGCTGGTCAAGGACACGGATGGCGGCCTGAAGGTCACCAAGACCGAAAACGGCGTGAACCCGGTTTGCTTTGGCCAGACTGCATTGCTGGGCTGCGATGTGTGGGAGCATTCCTATTACATCGATTTCCGCAACAAGCGTCCCGCTTACTTGGATAACTTCGTGGATTCGCTGGTGAACTGGGAAAACGTCGCCAGCCGCATGTAA
- a CDS encoding sarcosine oxidase subunit gamma, which translates to MSNTVSALNGASAQGFTLVRDMGLQGMITLRGDLSAATLKKAVTSVAGGDMPTAGHISLTDTGAVAWMSPDELLIIVPYADVDAKLAEIGTAMGDDHHLAVNVSDARCMFALSGDDALVREALAKLMPVDLSAGAFKVGQFRRSRMAQVPAAIWMADTGEARVVCFRSVAQYVFDLLKGATAPGSEVRYLAQ; encoded by the coding sequence ATGTCTAACACAGTCAGCGCCTTGAATGGCGCCAGCGCCCAAGGGTTCACATTGGTCCGCGATATGGGCCTGCAAGGTATGATCACCCTGCGCGGCGATCTGAGCGCGGCCACGCTGAAGAAGGCCGTCACATCCGTGGCGGGCGGCGACATGCCGACCGCCGGGCATATCAGCCTGACCGACACCGGCGCTGTGGCGTGGATGTCACCGGACGAGTTGCTGATTATCGTGCCCTATGCTGATGTCGACGCCAAGCTGGCCGAAATCGGCACCGCGATGGGCGATGATCACCATCTGGCGGTCAACGTATCGGACGCGCGCTGCATGTTCGCGCTCAGCGGTGACGATGCGCTGGTGCGCGAGGCGTTGGCCAAGCTGATGCCGGTTGATCTGTCAGCGGGCGCGTTCAAGGTGGGCCAGTTCCGCCGCTCGCGCATGGCGCAGGTGCCGGCTGCGATCTGGATGGCTGATACTGGCGAGGCGCGCGTCGTCTGCTTTCGCTCGGTCGCGCAATATGTGTTCGATCTGCTGAAAGGCGCCACTGCTCCGGGCAGCGAAGTGCGGTATCTGGCGCAGTAA
- a CDS encoding sarcosine oxidase subunit alpha family protein has product MSTRLANGGRLLNKGRKIDFTFNGKRLRGYEGDTIASALLANDQMMVGRSFKYHRPRGVVASGAEEPNGLVGMGTGADFEPNQRITTTELFEGLTCTSQNHWPSLDFDVGAINTKLARFLPAGFYYKMFIHPRPFWKHVYEPIIRKSAGLGKAPDQRDTDTYEHFYAFCDVLVIGGGVAGLQAARAAGATGAKVLLIEQTAHWGGRAPVDGGTVGGQPVDKFVDEIVAELAAMDNVTMRNRTMGAGVYDHGYALGYERVGDHQPEAQGPRHRLWRIRAAQIVTATGAIERPLSFAGNDIPGVMLASAVRDYVVDFGVSIGDRTVVVTNNDDAYRTAITLKKSGLDVPAILDARVPGQDSPLMAEAKSLGIRVLMGHGISSVQGGKRVTGVGVCSQVGEGAVLEEIACDVVAMSGGWSPVVHLWSHCGGKLIWDEATAAFRPDGDKAPTGATGEAFVTPAGAANGAFSLGDVLSDATSAGASAAKAAGHTGGAVSAPDVDKVDEASMAPVWMMPQGAGIKKRQKAWLDYQNDVKVSDVQLAAQEGFESVEHAKRYTTLGMATDQGKLSNINGLAILSDALGQPIPQTGTTTFRPPYTPISMASITGEARDERFMPIRQTPMYDWHVENGAFFEPVGQWRRPYTYQKPGESIEEAVSREVKNTRASLGMLDASTLGKLVVKGKDAGKFLDMLYTNMMSTLKPGRCRYGLMCSENGFLVDDGVVARIDDDTFLCHTTTGGAESIHGHMEEWLQTEWWDWDVYVANLTEQYAQIAVVGPRARETLEKLTGDDISAEALPFMAWKDITLGGMQARAYRISFSGELSYEIAVKASEGRALWDALLAAGSSANITVYGTEALHIMRAEKGFIMMGDETDGTVIPQDLGLGWAISKKKEDYIGKRAQARSHMTDPTRWKLVGLETVDGAVLPDGAYATAEGTNANGQRETQGRVTSTYHSPTLERGIAMGLVLNGPDRMGEVLEFPRLDGTVMRAKIVDAVFFDKDGEKQNV; this is encoded by the coding sequence ATGAGCACACGTTTGGCAAATGGCGGTCGCCTTCTGAACAAGGGCCGCAAGATCGATTTCACCTTCAACGGCAAGCGCCTGCGCGGCTACGAGGGTGACACCATCGCCTCGGCGCTGCTGGCCAACGATCAGATGATGGTCGGCCGTTCGTTCAAATACCACCGCCCGCGCGGCGTGGTCGCATCGGGCGCGGAAGAGCCGAACGGTCTGGTCGGTATGGGCACAGGCGCGGATTTCGAGCCGAACCAGCGCATCACCACGACCGAACTGTTCGAGGGGCTGACCTGCACCTCGCAGAACCACTGGCCGTCGCTTGATTTCGACGTGGGCGCGATCAACACCAAGCTGGCGCGCTTCCTGCCGGCGGGCTTCTACTACAAGATGTTCATCCATCCGCGCCCCTTCTGGAAACACGTTTACGAGCCGATCATCCGCAAATCAGCCGGCCTCGGCAAAGCACCGGATCAGCGTGACACCGACACGTACGAGCATTTCTATGCCTTCTGCGACGTGCTGGTCATCGGCGGCGGCGTTGCCGGCCTGCAAGCAGCCCGCGCGGCGGGAGCCACTGGTGCCAAGGTCCTGCTGATCGAGCAGACCGCCCATTGGGGCGGCCGTGCGCCGGTCGATGGCGGCACCGTCGGCGGCCAGCCTGTGGATAAGTTTGTGGACGAAATCGTGGCCGAGCTGGCCGCGATGGACAATGTCACAATGCGCAACCGCACAATGGGCGCGGGCGTCTACGACCACGGCTATGCGTTGGGCTACGAGCGTGTCGGCGATCACCAGCCCGAGGCGCAGGGCCCGCGCCATCGCCTGTGGCGCATCCGCGCGGCGCAGATCGTGACCGCGACAGGCGCCATCGAGCGCCCGCTCAGCTTCGCGGGTAACGACATTCCCGGTGTCATGCTGGCGTCGGCCGTGCGCGACTATGTGGTCGATTTCGGCGTTTCAATCGGGGATCGCACGGTCGTCGTCACCAATAATGACGACGCCTATCGTACCGCGATCACCCTTAAAAAGAGCGGCCTTGACGTACCTGCGATCTTGGACGCGCGTGTCCCGGGTCAGGATAGCCCGCTGATGGCCGAGGCGAAATCTCTGGGCATCAGGGTGTTGATGGGACACGGCATCTCATCGGTGCAGGGCGGCAAGCGTGTCACCGGTGTCGGCGTTTGCTCTCAGGTCGGCGAGGGCGCCGTGCTGGAAGAGATCGCTTGCGATGTCGTTGCCATGTCGGGCGGCTGGTCGCCGGTGGTTCACCTGTGGTCGCATTGCGGCGGCAAGCTGATCTGGGACGAGGCGACAGCCGCGTTCCGCCCGGATGGGGACAAAGCGCCCACCGGCGCTACGGGCGAGGCGTTCGTGACGCCCGCAGGCGCTGCCAATGGCGCGTTTTCGCTGGGCGATGTTCTAAGCGATGCAACCTCCGCAGGGGCGTCTGCGGCCAAGGCCGCTGGCCACACCGGCGGCGCCGTTTCAGCTCCCGATGTGGATAAGGTGGACGAAGCGTCGATGGCCCCCGTCTGGATGATGCCGCAGGGCGCGGGTATCAAGAAGCGTCAGAAGGCGTGGCTGGACTATCAGAACGACGTCAAGGTATCGGACGTCCAGCTGGCGGCTCAGGAGGGCTTTGAATCAGTCGAACACGCCAAGCGTTACACCACCCTAGGCATGGCGACGGATCAGGGGAAGTTGAGCAACATCAACGGTCTGGCGATCCTTTCTGATGCTTTGGGTCAACCTATTCCACAGACCGGCACGACCACGTTCCGCCCGCCCTATACACCCATCTCGATGGCCTCCATCACCGGCGAAGCGCGCGACGAACGGTTCATGCCGATCCGCCAGACGCCGATGTATGACTGGCATGTGGAAAACGGCGCGTTTTTCGAGCCTGTCGGCCAGTGGCGCCGCCCCTACACCTACCAAAAACCGGGCGAAAGCATCGAAGAGGCGGTCAGCCGCGAGGTCAAGAACACGCGCGCCAGCCTTGGCATGCTGGACGCCTCGACGCTGGGCAAGCTGGTGGTCAAGGGCAAGGACGCGGGCAAGTTCCTCGACATGCTCTACACCAATATGATGAGCACGCTGAAGCCGGGACGCTGCCGCTATGGTCTGATGTGCAGCGAGAACGGGTTTCTCGTCGATGACGGCGTGGTGGCGCGCATCGATGACGACACGTTCCTGTGCCACACGACCACGGGCGGCGCCGAATCGATCCACGGTCACATGGAGGAGTGGTTGCAAACCGAGTGGTGGGATTGGGACGTCTATGTCGCCAACCTGACCGAGCAATATGCCCAGATCGCCGTTGTCGGCCCGCGGGCCCGCGAAACGCTGGAAAAACTGACCGGCGATGATATCAGCGCCGAGGCGCTGCCGTTCATGGCGTGGAAGGACATCACCCTTGGCGGGATGCAGGCACGCGCCTATCGCATCTCCTTCTCGGGTGAGTTGAGCTATGAGATCGCGGTCAAGGCGTCCGAGGGCCGCGCGCTCTGGGATGCGCTGTTGGCGGCGGGATCATCGGCGAACATCACGGTCTATGGCACCGAAGCGCTGCATATCATGCGGGCCGAAAAGGGCTTTATCATGATGGGGGATGAAACCGACGGCACCGTGATCCCGCAGGATCTGGGGCTGGGCTGGGCCATTTCCAAGAAGAAAGAGGATTATATCGGCAAACGTGCGCAGGCTCGCAGCCATATGACCGATCCCACGCGGTGGAAGCTGGTTGGACTGGAGACCGTCGATGGCGCTGTGCTGCCCGATGGCGCCTATGCCACGGCCGAGGGCACGAACGCCAACGGTCAGCGCGAAACGCAGGGCAGGGTCACCTCGACCTATCATTCGCCCACGCTCGAGCGCGGGATTGCTATGGGGCTGGTGCTGAACGGGCCGGACCGTATGGGCGAGGTGCTGGAGTTCCCGCGTCTCGATGGTACGGTGATGCGCGCGAAAATCGTCGATGCGGTGTTCTTTGACAAGGACGGGGAGAAGCAGAATGTCTAA
- a CDS encoding sarcosine oxidase subunit delta — MLILTCPCCGVTGEETEFHGGGEAHLKRFGPGSTEEDFHNYLFSKVNPKGVHLERWRHNNGCGKWFHAARDTVTLEVFGTYPAQTLEPPQSIKDTITAKRPGWSWREFA, encoded by the coding sequence ATGCTGATCCTGACCTGCCCCTGCTGCGGCGTGACTGGCGAGGAAACCGAATTTCACGGCGGCGGTGAGGCGCACCTGAAGCGCTTCGGTCCCGGCTCGACCGAAGAGGATTTTCACAATTACCTCTTCTCCAAGGTGAACCCCAAGGGCGTGCACCTGGAACGCTGGCGCCACAACAACGGCTGCGGCAAATGGTTCCACGCCGCGCGTGACACCGTCACCCTCGAAGTCTTCGGCACCTATCCCGCCCAGACGCTAGAGCCGCCACAATCCATCAAGGACACGATCACGGCCAAACGCCCCGGCTGGTCGTGGAGGGAATTCGCATGA